The Peribacillus simplex genome contains a region encoding:
- a CDS encoding DUF4021 domain-containing protein — protein MDRKNDKGEILDDKKIKNRNEFGADPDEQEMNGLYGMLETEYEDKLHDKEK, from the coding sequence ATGGATAGGAAAAATGATAAAGGAGAAATCCTTGATGATAAAAAGATAAAAAATAGAAATGAGTTTGGGGCAGATCCTGATGAACAAGAAATGAATGGTCTGTATGGTATGTTGGAAACTGAATATGAAGATAAACTTCATGATAAAGAAAAATGA
- a CDS encoding lysozyme family protein, translating to MKKKRKKSKNVFVIFILIFAFLLIKEIMRTPNYENVSTSVNTLDSFANVKKYSSLLRDELAKYGLEEHTSTLIALMQQESRGRGGDPMQASESAGLDPNTITDPTESIKYGVKHFKRINEYGKEKDVDFATIIQAYNMGIGYIDFVANKGGKHTEELAKKFSMLQVEKNPSLYDCGGDKGNFRYPYCYGDYSYSAKVSKNIEELADSISAQADGE from the coding sequence GTGAAGAAGAAACGTAAGAAATCAAAGAATGTTTTTGTCATTTTTATCCTCATCTTTGCATTTTTGCTAATAAAAGAGATCATGCGAACCCCCAATTACGAAAATGTTTCCACATCAGTAAATACGCTTGATTCTTTTGCGAATGTGAAAAAGTATAGTTCACTTCTCAGGGACGAGTTGGCTAAATACGGTCTTGAGGAGCATACTTCGACATTGATTGCTTTGATGCAGCAGGAAAGCCGAGGACGGGGAGGTGACCCAATGCAGGCATCTGAGTCAGCGGGTCTTGATCCAAATACGATCACAGATCCAACGGAAAGCATTAAGTATGGAGTGAAACACTTTAAGAGAATCAATGAATATGGCAAGGAAAAGGACGTGGATTTTGCCACGATCATCCAAGCATATAACATGGGAATTGGTTATATTGATTTCGTTGCGAATAAAGGTGGCAAGCATACTGAGGAGCTTGCGAAGAAGTTTTCCATGCTTCAGGTCGAAAAAAACCCTAGCCTTTATGATTGCGGCGGAGACAAAGGAAATTTTCGATACCCATATTGCTACGGTGATTACTCATACAGTGCGAAGGTATCTAAGAACATTGAGGAGCTTGCCGACAGTATATCAGCTCAAGCAGATGGTGAGTGA
- a CDS encoding glucose 1-dehydrogenase yields the protein MNKRFDGKVVIITGAGSGLGQAAALEMAKEGAKLSLVDLNDASLEATKKLIFEIAPNSDVLLITADVSDEEAVKNYVDQTVSKYGRVDGFYNNAGIEGKQAPTAEYDSNVFNKVTDININGVFYGMKYILPIMKEQGSGAVVNVASVGGIRAVLNQAAYVASKHAVAGLTKTAAIEYGQYGISINAIAPGVILTAMVEGSFRQIGGENWEEAMADFVSMNPKKRFGKPEEVGRLVAFLLSGESEFINGVVIPIDGGQSSQY from the coding sequence ATGAACAAACGATTCGATGGCAAAGTAGTAATCATTACAGGTGCAGGATCAGGTTTAGGACAAGCAGCCGCATTGGAAATGGCTAAAGAAGGAGCTAAACTTTCATTAGTTGATTTAAACGATGCATCTTTGGAAGCAACAAAAAAATTAATCTTTGAAATTGCACCAAATTCAGACGTGCTTCTGATCACTGCAGATGTATCGGATGAAGAAGCAGTAAAGAACTATGTGGACCAAACAGTCAGCAAATATGGAAGAGTCGATGGTTTTTATAATAATGCGGGTATCGAAGGTAAACAGGCACCTACAGCTGAATACGATAGCAACGTTTTCAACAAAGTAACGGACATCAATATTAATGGTGTATTTTATGGCATGAAATACATCCTGCCAATCATGAAAGAACAAGGATCAGGGGCAGTGGTGAACGTTGCTTCTGTAGGCGGAATCCGTGCGGTTCTTAACCAAGCTGCGTACGTTGCAAGTAAACATGCTGTAGCAGGATTAACAAAAACAGCTGCCATAGAATATGGTCAATACGGAATCAGCATAAATGCCATTGCACCAGGAGTAATCTTAACAGCGATGGTAGAAGGTTCATTCAGACAAATAGGCGGGGAGAATTGGGAAGAAGCAATGGCGGATTTCGTCAGTATGAATCCTAAAAAACGCTTTGGTAAACCTGAAGAAGTCGGCCGTTTAGTCGCTTTCTTATTATCAGGGGAATCAGAGTTCATCAACGGGGTAGTCATTCCGATTGATGGCGGACAATCTTCACAATACTAA
- a CDS encoding SDR family NAD(P)-dependent oxidoreductase, translating to MSLKGKVIVITGAASGIGKETALKLAEQGAIVVAADYNDVAAKETAEAIQQKGGTASFVKVDVAKAEEVEAMVEAAVANHGTIDGIFNNAGIGLVKPFLEMDPESYHRVVDVDQHGVYYGMYYAARKMVELGVTGATIVNTASIYGTMVSIGSFNYHAAKAAVIAMTKSGAIELAQFGIRVVGVAPGFIETPIIGDDQEFLDSLAQLHMRKKLIQPEKVAEVVMFLFSEKADAINGQVIPVDDGFLSFKG from the coding sequence ATGAGTTTAAAAGGAAAAGTCATAGTAATTACAGGAGCAGCCAGCGGAATTGGAAAGGAAACGGCACTTAAATTAGCTGAACAGGGAGCTATTGTCGTAGCGGCTGATTACAATGATGTTGCTGCTAAAGAAACGGCTGAAGCCATTCAACAAAAGGGAGGCACGGCTTCTTTTGTGAAAGTGGATGTAGCTAAAGCGGAAGAAGTGGAAGCGATGGTAGAAGCTGCAGTTGCCAATCATGGCACCATCGACGGCATTTTCAACAACGCTGGAATTGGACTAGTAAAACCATTTTTAGAGATGGATCCAGAGTCTTACCACAGAGTCGTTGATGTTGACCAACACGGCGTTTATTATGGCATGTATTATGCAGCAAGGAAGATGGTGGAGCTTGGGGTAACAGGCGCAACAATCGTCAATACAGCCTCAATATATGGGACGATGGTTTCTATCGGCAGCTTTAATTACCATGCTGCAAAAGCTGCAGTCATTGCCATGACTAAATCTGGAGCAATTGAACTTGCGCAATTTGGGATTCGTGTTGTCGGTGTTGCACCAGGTTTTATCGAAACGCCGATCATTGGTGATGATCAAGAGTTCCTGGACAGTTTGGCACAACTTCATATGAGGAAAAAATTGATTCAGCCAGAAAAAGTTGCTGAAGTTGTAATGTTCTTGTTCTCCGAAAAAGCGGATGCCATTAATGGACAAGTCATTCCTGTTGATGATGGATTCTTAAGCTTTAAGGGGTAA